The following proteins come from a genomic window of Rutidosis leptorrhynchoides isolate AG116_Rl617_1_P2 chromosome 10, CSIRO_AGI_Rlap_v1, whole genome shotgun sequence:
- the LOC139871076 gene encoding uncharacterized protein yields the protein MVAQGDIVLNVASSGIAALLLSGGRTAHSRFAIPINPTDDTFCRILPNSNLAALIRRAKLIIWDEAPMVNRLCVENLDRSLRDICRVDNPNSIDTPFGGKVIVFGGDFRQVLPVVTQGKREDIVDASLNSSYIWDHVTVLKLTVNMRLLGLSSGASNVDNGNTVEDTRRFADWILNIGDGTLNSTDDGISEIEIPDDLLVNNAEDPIGSIITSIYPDFLENLGKPTYYQERAILAPTHEIVNIINDRMMEYLEGDERSFLSSDSICQSEKDSDFNSELYNTDYLNSINLGGLPKHNLKLKVGVPVMLLRNVDQAGGLCNGTRLQITELGEEMIKAKILTGTHVGTITAIPRMLIVPSDKRIPFRFQRRQYPLSVCFAMTINKTQGHSLQHVGLFLPKPVFSHGQLYVALSRVTNRKGLNVLILNKEKKLSNKTQNVVYKEVLQHL from the exons atggtgGCACAG GGAGACATTGTTTTGAATGTTGCATCAAGTGGGATTGCAGCTTTGTTGTTGAGTGGAGGAAGGACTGCCCATTCCCGTTTTGCAATCCCTATTAATCCAACTGACGACACATTTTGTCGCATTCTGCCAAATAGTAATTTGGCAGCATTAATAAGAAGAGCTAAACTGATAATTTGGGATGAGGCGCCAATGGTGAATAGATTGTGTGTTGAAAATCTTGATCGATCTTTACGCGATATATGCCGGGTAGATAATCCTAATAGCATAGATACACCATTCGGAGGAAAAGTTATAGTATTTGGTGGAGATTTTCGACAAGTCCTACCAGTCGTTACACAAGGAAAACGAGAGGATATAGTTGATGCATCACTTAATTCTTCATACATATGGGATCATGTTACCGTTCTGAAACTTACAGTTAATATGAGACTTTTGGGACTTTCTTCAGGTGCATCTAATGTTGATAATGGAAATACTGTAGAAGATACTCGAAGGTTTGCAGACTGGATTCTAAACATAGGTGATGGTACTTTAAACTCGACAGATGACGGTATATCAGAAATTGAAATCCCTGACGATTTGTTAGTCAATAATGCTGAAGATCCTATTGGTTCTATAATTACCTCTATATATCCAGATTTTTTGGAAAATTTGGGTAAACCAACTTATTATCAAGAACGTGCAATTCTCGCTCCAACTCACGAAATTGTTAACATCATTAATGATCGTATGATGGAGTATCTAGAGGGTGATGAAAGGTCGTTTTTAAGCTCAGACAGTATTTGTCAATCCGAAAAAGACTCAGACTTCAATAGTGAATTGTACAATACAGATTATCTAAACAGCATCAACCTTGGTGGCCTACCAAAGCATAATCTTAAACTAAAAGTAGGTGTACCAGTAATGTTGCTTAGGAATGTCGATCAAGCTGGAGGATTGTGCAATGGTACACGATTACAAATAACAGAGCTCGGGGAGGAAATGATCAAAGCTAAAATCTTAACAGGTACCCACGTTGGCACAATAACTGCTATTCCACGTATGTTAATTGTTCCATCAGATAAAAGAATTCCTTTCAGATTTCAAAGAAGACAATATCCATTGTCTGTATGCTTTGCAATGACAATCAATAAAACCCAAGGACATTCCTTACAACATGTTGGTTTATTTCTACCAAAACCAGTTTTTAGTCACGGGCAACTTTACGTTGCTCTCTCTAGAGTTACTAATAGAAAGGGGCTGAATGTGCTGATATTAAACAAGGAAAAAAAGTTATCAAATAAAACCCAAAACGTCGTATACAAGGAAGTGTTGCAGCACCTATAG